From Acinetobacter lwoffii, a single genomic window includes:
- the rplI gene encoding 50S ribosomal protein L9 has product MDIILLQRIKNLGKLGDKVSVKAGYGRNFLIPQGKAVAATEANTAAFEARRAELEKEEAAILAAAQARADQLNEVNIVITAKAGDEGKLFGSIGTRDIADALTNAGLEVDRAEVRLPNGALRHTGEFNIAIQLHHDVTAEVLVTIVAE; this is encoded by the coding sequence GTGGATATTATCTTATTACAACGCATTAAAAACCTAGGTAAACTAGGCGATAAAGTTTCAGTTAAAGCTGGTTACGGCCGTAACTTCCTTATCCCTCAAGGTAAGGCTGTTGCTGCAACTGAAGCAAACACTGCTGCTTTTGAAGCTCGTCGTGCTGAACTTGAGAAAGAAGAAGCTGCTATCTTGGCTGCTGCTCAAGCACGTGCTGACCAATTGAACGAAGTGAACATCGTTATCACTGCGAAAGCTGGTGATGAAGGTAAACTATTCGGTTCTATCGGTACTCGTGACATCGCTGACGCGTTGACAAATGCTGGTCTAGAAGTAGACCGTGCTGAAGTACGTCTTCCAAATGGCGCGCTTCGTCACACTGGCGAATTTAACATCGCAATCCAATTGCACCATGATGTTACTGCAGAAGTTCTAGTTACTATCGTAGCTGAGTAA
- the rpsR gene encoding 30S ribosomal protein S18, whose protein sequence is MARFYRRRKFCRFTAENVTYIDYKDIDTLKQYITENGKIVPSRITGTKARYQRQLALAIKQARYLSLIPYTDNHK, encoded by the coding sequence ATGGCACGTTTTTACCGTCGTCGCAAGTTCTGCCGCTTTACAGCTGAGAACGTTACGTACATCGACTACAAAGATATCGACACTTTAAAACAGTACATCACTGAAAACGGCAAAATTGTTCCTAGCCGTATTACAGGTACTAAAGCTCGTTACCAACGTCAATTAGCGTTAGCTATCAAACAAGCTCGCTACTTGTCTTTGATCCCTTACACTGACAATCATAAGTGA
- the rpsF gene encoding 30S ribosomal protein S6 — MRHYEIVLLVHPDQSDQVVGMVERYLTHIKEAEGQIHRLEDWGRRQLAYPINKIHKAHYILMNVECGQTTLDELEELFRYNDAIIRSLIIRRENAITEESLLAKSAEEKRARKAQREEAQHAQDSAEA; from the coding sequence ATGCGTCATTACGAAATCGTACTTTTAGTACACCCTGATCAAAGCGATCAAGTAGTTGGTATGGTAGAACGCTACCTAACTCACATCAAAGAAGCTGAAGGTCAAATCCACCGTCTTGAAGACTGGGGCCGTCGTCAATTGGCTTACCCAATCAACAAGATCCACAAAGCTCACTACATTCTTATGAATGTTGAGTGTGGTCAAACTACTCTTGATGAGCTTGAAGAATTGTTCCGTTATAACGACGCAATCATTCGTAGCCTTATCATTCGTCGTGAAAACGCTATCACTGAAGAGTCATTATTGGCGAAAAGTGCTGAAGAAAAACGTGCGCGTAAAGCTCAACGTGAAGAAGCACAACACGCTCAAGACTCTGCTGAAGCTTAA